The following is a genomic window from Lycorma delicatula isolate Av1 chromosome 6, ASM4794821v1, whole genome shotgun sequence.
TCCATCCCAAGTAAAGTTTTTAATCTCGTCTTGAGGATCGAAACGCAATCTATAATTCTGTccaaaattaaaaccaatatataaccgacaaaaaattaaacaaataccaCCCGCCTTATAATAtgaaagacccagcagcaagggactgttATCCGGGTCTCCAATTGGGGGATAAATAAATTTCCCGCTATCTGTGCGTTCCGTTCTATTCCATTCCGAGAATTATTAAAAGCTCAACATCTTGTCAAGTAGAGTAAAGCTTACCCAGACTGGACAACAATAGTGACTTAATACTAATTAACTGAtgaataacattcatttttagaACCGGCCCCTTAAGAAAGAAACTCAGGAAATTTGCATCACATATTTGacctgtttatatttttgttctcgCATATTTGAtctcttactatttttttattaagtttattatttttaatactacataaTCAGTAAGGTAATTTACTGAAATCTTATTGTAAATACCCCTTCTTAAAACCTTTTCGCTTCTCGTAAAATCTTTTATGGACTAAGTGCCTcaaaaattttcacttaaaattgcGTGTAAATAAGTGAacattatagataataaaatttactgtatgtTTTTGCAGTAATTTACATGGtttagtttattacatttaaaagatatttaaaaattttaatgaagaaagattttttattgtaatacatgCTAACCTGTTTATCGTATGGCatgatttatctgaaattgatgtttacgttactatcaattttttaattttgttttcacatttttaagttttttacattAGGTTGTGATTAATTGTggtacatttatataataaacgaCTTAATGGGTAGCAAAGTAAATAATGTTGTTGTTTTGATGCCTAATGGACGTAGAGAATCTTTAAAAGTTAACCTAGATTCATCTGTGTTGCAGGTACAATAatgttgtgtttaaaaaaaattctcgagAAACTTTATCATATAGAGTATTATTAACTGTTAACACATacttaattttctaaaagtaatttaataatatggtaAAATAGAATTATGATGCAAAGGTTTTGTTATTTAAGgttatgttgttttaataaaataattactgttttgcCCATTATTCCTGTATTATAAggttgtttgttttaataaaggtCGCTGGTTCTggatttcttaattacttttattggtAATTATGAGCTAGAGTcaactttaatataccatactAGGTATGCTTAAGATCTGTTCTGTGAAGGGGTTATTAAGGTTACGATTAGAGTATGGGATATTTTAGGGTATGGAGAGGTTTAAATCATAAACTAACTTTGATAGTTGTCAGAGTCAGTCATTGAATATGTGGTTTAGTCTCTCTCGGTAGTGACTCtatttccgtttaaacataaGTTCAGCCAAATGTTCTATGAGATGATGTTTACTATTTTCATACCTTGGTAATTTATTCTAACTCTCCACAGAACATATTAGCATCTTAATTGCTAATTGATTAGAGTACAGATAACACAGGACTTTGACATTACACGGCCACCTGCTGTCCAAACCTACAATttagacatttaaatttattgttttcctgATCCTTAGTGTATCTACTttggtatattaaagtatgaagaaaatctaaattgatcaagtaattgctcagaattacctgtttagtttgttatatttatttgttatattttaatgaattatgatttACAGATATTGGAAGATGTGTGTAAAAAGCATGGATTCAGTTCTAAGGATTTTGCCTTGAAGTaagttgttacattttaatttgtttattcatgttaagtttttatttagccATGTTTGTTTTTCTCAGATTTGTTTGGTATGATGAATTTCATGTTAAAGCATCAGATGCAttcaatttatgaattttatttactcagTACTTTGTTTATCACATTAACAACTCATTTGTCACATGTTCATTGTATTGCAACATGTACATAATTTGTGTTATACTGTAAGATTGTTTTACAACATGTTATGCGTAAAATTGTTCTTCTTCACGTCATAAATTAGGTTCCTGGTGGAACCTTTTTCGACAACAAAATTAACTTCCATCTGGTATGGGAATTTCtggattatttgtttttgtgGGTTGATACTTCTGAGTATTCACTGATTTCACTATGGATTCTCTGTAGTTCTTCTAAACAACTGTTGTGATGAGTTGAACCTTATATATGCTTGTAATTTGCACTTCATTCTGAATGTCCTCATTTCCAAGCCTGTCCATCCAGGAACATCCTTTAACTGCTCTCATGAACCTCATTTCTGCAGCTTTTATTCACTGATCTTGCTTTCTGTTTATAACCCTCATCTAACTGCTTCATAGGAGTCTAGGTATCATCATTGTTTAAAATCTGCCTTGATGCTTCATCTTAGAGAGTCTTCTTAATTATTCTCTAGATAAATTGAactttcttatcttttaattaattccaTAACCCTATGTAAGCTAATTTCTCAGCCAAAGTAGTTGAACTGTTTCACTTGCTCCAAATCTCTATATTAGCACTATAATCTTGGATCAAACtaaatgttttttgataaaagtCTTAACTTTTATCTTCCTggccattatttttaaattgtatttatcacAAATATTCTAAAGTTAATATAACAATCTCTGCAATTTATCTCCTGAATTTTGAATGGGACCAAGTCATTTATGTATGCGAGGTCATTTCCTACATCTACacctttaaaactaaatttttcctcTCATATAATGTTACCTAggtacaaattaaacaaaatttgtaattgtttctaGTGATAATACTTAgctattcaaaaaaatgttatctacatAAACATAAGCCAAAGTGGTCTTTTTTGTCAATAATGTAATCTAGTCCTACACATTACTAAAttcaaaagcaataaaaaatgtgttataattaaaatattaaaaacattctcTTGTTTAATAATTACGAAATAGGAGGAAGGCAATCTTAACAGCCTATATACCAATAGAAGATTGTATaccaatatcaatttttaaaagattttttaacattctcacaCATAGTCAACGTTGTTTGtgctttttgttgaaaaatatttttaaagtttgaatttaCCTCCATTTCATGGTAATCTCTAATATCATCCATAATTCACACAATCATAATTATTCATGGATGACGCCTTTACTTGATGAAAACCcatcataacaaaaagaaaattaaaactaaacatactattattattaaaacatattttgttttcatttcttttttgttaatcatattatttgcgcaaatatttttttgtttatggtagGAAAAGAGAAATACTCTTAATTGTATACTATCTCTTTTCCTTCATaggaagttattttattaaatttaattcagagtTTTTGTTCTCCTGTTTGccttaaattgttaaattttcttccaatgaaattacattacaataaaatgaaataaccaaaatttatcattattattgttatgttttgaaaAAGGTATTCTGtagaatactgtaaaaaaattgatattagtattaaagataaataaatataaaaattagagaaattttttaaaaagattatctgTTGCTTCAAACCAAATTACAAATCTTAACCTCAATCATAATATTAGTGTTTAGTGTAAAACATCAGTTTTAATTAGAGTTACTTTATTTTGGTGTTAACTGTAGTCAAAATATCATTGATATATAttgactttaattaattttttattgtgtctTTTCTCATACTATTTTGATAACaatatttagttcattttatttctaaaatagataGCAACACACTAATTAAACATATTACTGATTTCTTGTTTTAGGCATCAGAGAAATGTTTTAGATCCAGCATCAGTTATAAGGTTTTGCTCATTACCCAATAATGCATTCCTTGAAGTGGTACCCTCTACTAGACAATCTCAGGACTCTATAGTCATTCTTAGTCTGCAGGTTGATGGAGAAGATGAGCGCATTATGGGTGAATTTCTATCTGACTGTAAGTTGAATTTCGTTCCATTCATTGTTTaagataacttatttattttttgaataatgaagACAAATTATTTGATACAAACTAAGCTGCAGAAGAAGGTGATCGAGTATTTTATCCCACATCTTTTGAATCTTTCAAAAAATGGCTAGCACTGTGCTCAATTTCTGGAAATGTAACAGTGACAGCCATGAAAACTTGAGATATTCTCATAAGAAATAAAGTGCCTTTGATCTTTATCACCTTTTTTGATTGCATTGCAAAGCTCAGTGTTCAAGTTGACTTTGTTTTGTCTAATCAAGatttaaacgttttcttagatCTATCACATcccaaaaacataataataacatgaatatACCCAGAAAATTACAGCAATTTGAGCTGGTCATTGATTAAAGTCCACCCTGTCACAGTCATTGACATGTTTAGTTCAGTTCAGGTTTTTTActgttagttttacttttttaggtatttaaaataattcaatggcTGTAAAATCTTTCTAGCTGTGTGAAgtgttatctttttatattaaattattatacacttgacttgaaatatgaaaatatttgtatgtttgtatgtatgttattcaaattaatgaatttaccTCTAAATTAGAATACATTCATACCTTATtgaaacattcttattttatgTTGAAGAACGTATCTCATCAtcagttatttcataaaaaatagtaaatttttgtatttgtgaaggaaataaagttaaaaattaaaaaaaaagttatgttagtctttcattgtttaatatcattttattatttaatttaaatataatattaaaatcagcaTACCAATATATTAGTTAATTCCCTCAATTATTTTCGGCTATTCCGCCATCTTCAGGAGGTttgatcttataataatttagaattaaactaaaaaaatttgtaaaattcacAAGATGAAATTGTTAGaatcataacagttgattgtcgtaagttaaaaattgtatattttaagtaaaagtaagTACATCCAGTTTGTAAAAATGTCACAATTGCTATCCTGAATTCATAACAATTTTGACATTCTTACAAATCAGacatactttttctttaaatttacaatttttaacttattatggTCAACTGTTATGATTCTAACAAATTTATcttgtgaattttaaatatttttatagttttatttaaaattattataagatcaaTCCTCCTGAAGATGGTGCTGAAAACATTTGAGGGAATTAACTAATCTATTGGTAAgctgattttaatattgtatttaaattaaattatactttgccAGCGATGTCATGTTTGCAAaactcattttattattgttgtttattatcaCTTGTACAGTAAAGGcagcttattaaataaatttatttccacctttatatatttaaacaaactaaCTTTGTTTACTTATGTCtaaacgttatttaaaatatataaagtaataaaataatggaaacttTACCAAGAAaactgtacaattaaaaaaatatgtagtttggCATTTAAACTTAACAATCTTATTAAGTATATTGAGACCTATTAGTAGtatgaatgataaatataataaatgtagcatttataaataaagtatattttataaatatatttataaaccaacattagtcatttaaaaaaagatttttataaaattatacacaaataatataaaaacttattaatgtagtgataaataataaactaatacgctataaattatatttttttttaaatccatggaaattttggaaataaatataaaattaatttgttagaatagttacaaaaatattttatacaaaatttaaaaataatcatgaattagTGGCATATGATAATGGGAAGTTCATTTCTTTATCTTTAAATCAGTTTAGaagattaatgaatatttttgtgctgagttcattacttgtaattaattATCAGATCATTTTATTCAATACATGAAAACATTTGACAAAGTAAAAgagcttttttaagtttttaacttttatttccttaacttgtaattttaaaaacttagcgTATGATATTTATACCTCCAAAAATATGTTCAATGTAAAACCATATTGAATcagtaagatttaaataatttccttaaatttttttctggtttggtGAGATTTGAACAATATTATCAgataaaaagtaatgatattcacaATATCCACCAATTTATGGTTTACACCAAAATCATATGTATAGTAAAGGTTACAGTAAAATTCTTGATACTGAAGTTTATTTAGATTTAactgtatttctatttaatttacagCAAGTTTGGAGGATGTCTTATTGCGTTTGGTTCCTAAGTTTGTTGAACATAGTGATAAAAGAGTACCAGTAGTTGTATATATGCGTAGAGAAATTGTTGGTTTAGATGCTTTAAAAATAACCACTCTTCGAACTCTTGGTCTGACAAGTGGTAGAGCTTTACTCAGGTAAGTTTTGTTACTATTGGTTAATGTATTAAGTCAGCATTTCTCAAACTGTATTCAAGTGGGACCACTTTTAATAGTTAAAAGATTATATGAATCCTACTGTTATTCTCTTCAGAAGcaattgtatcaatttttttttgttttcagttacatattaaaactgaaatacatatatttttaaagcaatattagtttacaattttcttaatcTTAGATTAGGATTAATAGTTGgaagttattagtttttattaataattgttactttattagttttattttatagaaggcaatcaagaatattttataacataggCTATGagcaatttattttacagaatggaATTCGTGTCACCTTTaacttatttactaaaaaaatgaaataagtgtaGTCAGTATCTACAATAATGAGATGGAGGACCATGCCAACCCTTGTATTTGTTCAGTCTTTGGATGTATACTGGTTAGATTAAGTTTGAAATAGGCacttatataaattgttaacttcatttttaatcaGTTAATGAAGAAAATCCTTTCTCACAAATATATGTGGAACCGAGTTGagtaataatgtttaaatcacttttttgcAGTTTCTTATACTCTCTTTTCGTAAGTGGTGAGATCCAGAAATTAATCATACCTTCTGCTTTTATGTTAAGTCCAGCACCATTCAAGAGtacaattaactttttcttttgttcaatagaagtttattattttcagtattacaaaGGAAAGGATCACAATGCCatgaaaattcattatattcACTACttggaaagtaattttaaaattgtgactcagattttaaaatcaattaaactcaaaaaattaaaatcaatttaaactcaattttaaaattgagtataaaaacaaatctccAAGACTGTAAAGAAACGGAAACGTTCTGAGACCTATTCAACCAGACCgtaaataatatccctaaaaatcacattaaacaaCTAATCggagacttcaatgctcaactaggcagGAAAAGAAGATACCGCAACATCATTGGAAAATGATGAGGCAACACCATCACAAAGAAATAACGTAAAAGTCCTCCAAGGAGTAGACAGATGCTCAGATCACCACATagtcagaattaaaattaaattcatgccCTAAAGGAAGAAACAAAACCAAACccctagaaataaaataaaaatagacccTACTCAACtaaacaagaatgaaaattaccaaaaaccaaccaaaaaaataacagtcACAGATAAACTCAAATACCTAGTCAACAATCTGGAAGAAATCACAACAATTAGCCCAATAAAACCCTGTTAAAAGCATCAGTGGTAGAACAGCAAATGTgatgaaacaaatattaatttaaaaatgaataggctgccattttgaaatttctaacgataaattttcatgtttttttttccattaagaaCATTGATTTACAtgcatatttcatattttattaaagtaacttcCTTAAGATATGACTTTATAAATGCAAAAACACAAAATTGCCAACAGACAGAACTTACTACATGGTTATAagaacttttttgtattttgatgtgAAAAATCCACTCCTAAAAATGTCTGTTTATTTCAGAGACCTGtgtgtaatgaaaaaaaactaaaggaaTTGATGGTCCAGATTCCATGGTGATAAACATTGTTAAAGAACTGCTTTcccattattatttaacacaGTCATGTCTAGAAGAACCTAACACTATATAGTAACTAGCACACATTAATTGATGAAACAGGATACATAACATCCTCTTTCAcagaataagtaaaaacaaaggtataagtgaaacaaaaaactatatcatgtaaaacaatatataaacaataaatgaaataaatgaacttATCTTGTACTCAGGTTTGATccttttacagttaaaaaaaaatatatatatatttaccattactttacatgaaattaaattgtattggAGAATTCCTGTTTACTGGCAATCATTTTCACTCCATAATATAGTTGCAGGGGCTTttcttttccagtttagcctccaggctaattttaaaatttaattttaatgtgggCAAGTATACTGtcttataatattaagtaaatttgaattttgtaaataattccaTGGTTCAGtagctataaccatttaaaaatttaatagaaataaaaatttatttgacctagtttttattgaagaaaatattgtcttttatatttcattggagttaaaaaaattattaaaatagaatcactaaatgaaaaaaaatgtaaaaagggaaGGCCAGCCAAAATAAGATTCtacaataatcataaatttatcaaCCAAGAATCATAAATTCTATCATTATATGTTATCATGAAATCagtatgatattaaattaattaggataagttaaatgtagaattatcatatttttaaaaattcttatttttattaacaggttAACTACTAGAGATAAGGAAGAACATCCAGATCTACAATGTACTGGAGGATTGGTATTAAGTAGATCATTGAGTGAAAAAAGAGATAAATCACCATCCAGGTCATCTTccaggtagattttttttttaatatatagaataattaacaaaaaagtggGCTAAGCTTGTTttgagttttcaaaaaattatttgttccaAAGTTGGGAAAtcattgtattaacattttatgttaagaAGTTTACTTGAAGAGTATACTTGAGTTATGGTTAAGATTGTCATCCCTGTAGGCTTTGAAAATTAATACTGCTGTTGCATAATAAACTGAAAACAGATAGATGAAAATGGGGTTTGTATGATTGTGTAAGTTTGTTTGCTTTGTATTTGTTTGAAATTCTGATGTATGACAAGGCCAAGATTTAGGGCCTTGTCAGGCCCTTAACATAGGGCCCTAACATAGCATCCTAAGGCCCTTAACATAGGGCCTTTGGATGCTAAAATCTCCATGACACTGTTCAGTATTTCTACTTGCATCCCAAAAGCAGAACACTTCtttagaagaacaaaaaaaaaacagttaaaatattattaagaatattttaatcttttttaatctagAGGACTATTAAACCTGGCTAGCAAATCAATCCTCTTTTACAAGTAATTATTTCAGCAGCCTGTACCAGCTGCTGAAATAATTACTGCAGCCCAAGTTGTTTCTAGTGTCATACATAGAGCAAGTGAAAGCAAAGTAGCAAAAGGAAGTACTAGTAATTCACctcaaggaaaaattaaagaaattttattgcaccaagcagtaaaatgtattttgaagaagatttttaaataacacaatattGTACTTTTCCTGCTAATTTATCAAGATAGTTCCAGGGAGAGTTATAGAAGTTTGGAAAAGCAACTTTCTCTTCCTAACTCAGAGAATCTAAGCTCAgagtttattaatattgtaattgaaataaaagatcgcatttttgtatttatgttaacACACTGTAACCAGGAATGGTCATAGGCAACTTGACTAGAGATTCCAGTCATTCCTAATAATGGTGGTCTTTCTCAAGAATAAAATAGGATTCGATGCCAGGCTTACTAGTAAAAGTGAGGAATAAAGAGTTTCTTCACTAGCcacattagtatttttttgatCAGCATGCACAGTTCAATCAGATGTAGGTAATAGCTAAACATTAAGTAAATGAAACAATATATCCCATTTATGACACTCTCAAATCAacttatagatatatttttaaagttttgtttctctataagataaaatgaataataatttaaaacagtattccaaaattaaataccagaatgtaataaaatttgtaattgctGAATTTACATCAGTTCAGTAGTCCTTCAGATTATTCCCAGAACAAACAAGCAAACTACCTCTTTGTGAAGTATAGATTACTTAGATTTCTAGAGCTTTTAAgtattgtttcttttctttttttagagatGAACCTGTTAAAAGAACCACTGATGAATCAGTTCCATCATGTCAAAAACGTACTTCAAAGCCTATACCAGCTGCTGAAATAATTACTGCAGCCCAAGTTGTTTCTAGTGTCATACATAGAGCAAGTGAAAGCAAAGTAACAAAAGGAAGTACTAGTAATTCACCTCaaggaaaaagtaaagaaatttctttctcCAAAAACAAATCAGCTGACAGATCAAAATCACCTTCTCCTATGGAAGTtgttaaagagaaagaaaaaatatttaacttagaaGATGTTAAATATGTAAGTCTCCTGTGAATAGTCATTGAGAATATAcaggcaaatatatatattatgaataatttgtatatttatctaGCATTATGAATAATTGTGAGAAATTTCTATAAACAAAGATTAACATATAAGGTAGTTAATCATTCAATTGCATggagatttatattaaaataaaatcatgtacTATATTCGATGATAAGGTCCTGAAATTGACAGCACTTCTGTTGAGGTTAAGTGTCTGTTGACTCTATTGATACAGCGTAATGAAATATGAGGAATATGAGCAACATATTGTGAAAGACTAAAAAATGGATGACATATATATTTCAGTGcagatttatagaaaatattgttttcaaccTGCTTACAAATACTAAACTAGATTTTAATGACTTTGTAATATTTACTGTTTCTTGTTCTTTCAAATTACAATCTGAGTAAGCTGTAGACGTGTTATCATGAGATTATGTATTACAGTATTTAGAAATAGaccaaaagcaatttaaaaatggatatttaattaataatcatggATGCTTTTAGTCATGatattatatcaatataataaCATGTTTACATATCAACATTTCAACATGTTTTGCACATACAAGgttttgtttgaatattataCTTTCTGTTTCCCAGCTGTTATACTGCTCTGCTGTTTATAGGACTTCCAGTCAGATTCAGTATCcttcataaaaaattcatcaatctTAATATCAGCTATTTATCCTCTTCTTGTTGGTTTGTTGTATTTACTTAGGTTAATGTAATGATTTCATATACCATCACCttgcatttgtaatttttaatgatcgATTTAAAAATTGAGATTCTCACTTTGATAAGCATATCTTTGAgtctgtataaataataataatgattattatataatttatacctTTATATGATAATCATTCTTTAATTCAGGGACAGTTTAACAGTtttgaatcttattttttttcttttgcaaccACAGATCATTCAgaaaatatattccattttcCCTCATAATAATGTTtctattcaaatataaactgtttgttgtgtaattaaaaaattacctatacatatatatatatatatatatatatacaagcttTTCtgttaatagtaacatttttaaacaaataaaaggtaGAGGTCTTTCAGGAATGTTAGGTGTTGGTCTTTcaggaattttaattaaaatgtttatgaataaatttgatgATGTAAAGATATTTCCTTATAGATGGATAAATAGccacgtaaaatttttatttgtacaatcCTTGAAATAGAAAACAACCTGTTTATATACAGGAAGACAACTGAGAACAGATACATTTCCTTTTCAGTTTAATCATCATCTCTAGCACTTGCTAGCGATGATCAATCTGCAGCTTGAATTGTCGTCACCATCCTCATGATGTTATCTTCAATttgaaatatagaatttttttttaattttcaaaaaatcatttagaaTTCCAAGGAACTAGAAACTAATCACATAATTaggtttcttcattttttctgttgGTCATATACTACAGTTGCCATGTTGCATAAGAAATATGaagagtaatttatataaatgtaagtgGTTGTAGCAGTGAAGTCATTCCACCAGGAATATAAACTAGTTCTGTTTCACTAACTAAAGGCTATTCTTTACAGCAGCTGTTgtaaagtatgtatgtatgtctatAGAAACTATCCAATACTAACATGctttctaattttaaaagaacTCTAAAATGCAGTTTCCACAGACATTTGATCCAGTCTAATATCAATGCATTATCCATCCATGCTTTTTATTGCATCTGAtaattgtaaaattcaataatttcccATCtatcagaaacattttttttttaggtataacaTTGGTAGAAGAGTTTTACCATCTGCAAGCACTGTCAATAGGATGGTATAACACAACACTGTTTCTCTAAACCTGATATGCAAACATGAACAGTTTTAGCTGTGATTTTGCCAGTTGTCCTTTTGCTAATTTGCCGTT
Proteins encoded in this region:
- the LOC142326200 gene encoding tether containing UBX domain for GLUT4; the protein is MGSKVNNVVVLMPNGRRESLKVNLDSSVLQILEDVCKKHGFSSKDFALKHQRNVLDPASVIRFCSLPNNAFLEVVPSTRQSQDSIVILSLQVDGEDERIMGEFLSDSSLEDVLLRLVPKFVEHSDKRVPVVVYMRREIVGLDALKITTLRTLGLTSGRALLRLTTRDKEEHPDLQCTGGLVLSRSLSEKRDKSPSRSSSRDEPVKRTTDESVPSCQKRTSKPIPAAEIITAAQVVSSVIHRASESKVTKGSTSNSPQGKSKEISFSKNKSADRSKSPSPMEVVKEKEKIFNLEDVKYLDQRNGLVFQMQDSNCSFSAELPDSFFDVTIDDVRLLMRDLKRNRESMEQAPLQTEQLRKIEIENKIKLYDKTVLRIQFPDRLILQGVFEPSDTVADVYNFVKSYIIDPDSDFYLYTAPPKRILPLEDTLFAVGCVPCAKIYFSYSNQSSEGSTTAQRSLHDKVNPFMTTQAIATFAATKLRGLKDKSVMKCQKIKFDVAVNDGASGSRMDTCSKDSKVHSEKTDEENDNDVTPPSRQSSTSSAQGKVPKWFKPL